In the genome of Nycticebus coucang isolate mNycCou1 chromosome X, mNycCou1.pri, whole genome shotgun sequence, the window GGGAGGGGCAACTCAGTACTTCAAACACAAGGTCTCACATATTTATTACTGCACCAACTTATTAGGGAATAGCacataaatgaagagaaaactcattttcccaaTGAAGTGTGGCAAATGTTCAACTGATGACATTTTCAGCTTGATATGGTAAGATGATGATAGTGACCGTAATACAGCATAAGTACATGCCGTCTCATGTGTAATTTCTTATAGACCCAGCTTGGTTCTTCTCCAGTGTCTCCTCTTCGAATTGTACCTACACAGAAGTAAAGTGCAAATTACAAAGCCAGTCTGACTGCAATTTAGCTGTTCTCATTCAGCATAAACTTTGCCTTTTAGATACTATGAAATACAAAGTgtctcattttttcccctttaacaAGCTTGCACCTCTTTCtgggaagtgaaaaaaaaatgactggcTACATACATTTATAAACTAGTCAAGCCAAACTTAACCTCTCAAAATGATTTAAGGCTAAGTTCTTAACTGGGATCAGTAATGTGGTCTCTCTCCAAATGTACCCTCATCCACTTTTGATTCAACAGATACACTCCCTCCTAATGGCTCATACACACATAAAAGCTCCTACATAATCTTTGTAATAGACTCACATCCCATTCATGTCTACCCAAGAGCAACAGTGATTTGCAGAGTTAAAGCAATCTCAGAATTGTCCATGTCAATCTGTTAGGATTTTACCCCCATAAAGGCAAAACCGGAAATGATTAACACAGCTTTTCTTTCAGCAGGATAATGGCAATACTTCCACAGAATGAAGTACTGTAATTGCAACCTGCTTTGCAACACTTTGAGACTTGTAAGACGGCTAAGATAACATAGAAACCATTCCATTGTGCTAATTCTCTGGGTCAAAGGTATATAATCCTAAATAATAAGTATCTTCTTAGCTCTTAGAGACCAGAGAGGAAGTGACTAGTAACACTGTAACAGCAGGTTGTTTTGAACTAGgcactgagttttatttcttccatccCTCACAATAACCTATATAAAAGCAGGTCCCACCATCACTGATTGGGGACATAGAGAAACTGATGTTTGTGATGATACATAAAAAAGGGCTTTACTAAAGATGTCTATGATATTCAACAGAATCAAGCTTGTTAAGGGCTGAGCTGCCAAACCAAACACTTAACCTGGTGACTCAATGCTCTTTTCTCAGTATTGTATGTTGAGAAGACCATGAAGTTTTAAATCTAGTTGTGCCTATACAGTTACATATCCCCTAAATGTTAACACACACAAATGATCTTATACTCCTGAGCGTCAATGTCCTCATCTTTCAAGAGACCCACTTGCTAGGCTCACCCTAATTTGGAAGAGCCAGGAAACTAggttatttcattttaaacaaaCCTAAGTCTTGCAAGTTAACACACTGAGACTACTGCCCACTATAGGACCTTGGGCAAATTGTACTTATTTTTgatgcttccttttcttcccttccagaCCAGTCTCAAGCCCCACCTGGTCCAAAGGGCAATGGGCTAAAAAGGCATGCAGGAGACCCAAGTTCTAGGTCTACCTTTGCCTGGACCTAGCCTATATAATCTTGGAGGTCCTTTATAGCTATTTTAGTAATGTCTTTCTTCCGAAATGATGAGCTAAACTACTTCTGTAGTAGAGAGCAGTTTTCCAATTACCAGCAAAGATAAATACTTCAAAAATGGAGTTTTCCCTACCAGGATGTATAAAACCGTCTTCCACCTTATGCTCTAGTTAAGACTGAAGACGATCAGGAAATTAACACATATCAGAAAAAATGTCTGCCCCTAAGCCCAGATGTGCTCTGGGCACGGTGCAGAAAccaagtactttaaaaaaaagggaTCTTAGAATGGTATCAGAAGACGGATTGGATTGCAGATAATTTTCAATTGCATATTTATGTCCCAAAAGTAACCTTAAATTCAACAAAAATTAAGCAGAACAATGGAAGTCTTACCTGATTTTATTACCAGTTTTCATTCGAATCCACTGGGGAATGGgacgattttgtttttgtttcttggccaaaAACCGCTTAATTCTGAAAGTCTTATGAGAGGACTGGGAATGAAATGCAATCAATTTAGACAGTAATACTAGAGCCCAATGATTCAAACTCAAGAATTCTCTCAATTCAAACATGAGTGTTTAATGTTTCCTGAAAAATCTTCT includes:
- the RPL39 gene encoding 60S ribosomal protein L39 isoform X2, which translates into the protein MSSHKTFRIKRFLAKKQKQNRPIPQWIRMKTGNKIRYNSKRRHWRRTKLGL
- the RPL39 gene encoding 60S ribosomal protein L39 isoform X1 — encoded protein: MFELREFLSLNHWALVLLSKLIAFHSQSSHKTFRIKRFLAKKQKQNRPIPQWIRMKTGNKIRYNSKRRHWRRTKLGL